Proteins from a single region of Chelatococcus sp. HY11:
- a CDS encoding IS110 family transposase, with product MEHYAGIDVSLKESNVCVVDTTGKVVREVKLVSEPEALVGYFELLGLPVSRIGLEAGPLSQWLHAALLAAGRDVVLLETRHVKAALSAMTVKTDRKDARGIAQLLRMGWYRPVHAKSSAAQDTRALLVGRKLLQGKLLDVELSIRGILRGYGLKVGEVSRGRFEARIQNLIAGHATLSTVIGGMLAARATLWSEFTKLHREMLRIARADAICHRLMSVPGVGALVSLTYRSAVDDPTRFGKSSTVGAYFGLTPKKYQSGETDRDGGVTKIGDAMVRTALFEAAHIMLTRATRFSGLKQWGLKVARRRGMKRAKVALARKLGVVLHRMWIDATDFRWSAVHVAA from the coding sequence GTGGAGCATTATGCAGGAATCGATGTCTCTCTGAAAGAGAGCAACGTGTGCGTCGTCGATACGACTGGAAAAGTGGTTCGCGAGGTGAAGCTCGTCAGCGAGCCGGAGGCCTTGGTTGGGTATTTCGAATTGCTCGGATTGCCTGTTTCCCGGATCGGTCTCGAAGCCGGCCCGCTATCGCAGTGGCTGCATGCAGCGCTCTTGGCTGCCGGCCGTGACGTGGTTTTGCTGGAAACGCGGCACGTGAAGGCGGCGCTTTCAGCGATGACGGTGAAGACTGACCGGAAGGATGCGCGGGGCATCGCGCAACTGCTGCGGATGGGATGGTATCGGCCGGTCCATGCGAAGTCGTCAGCGGCCCAGGACACACGAGCGTTGCTCGTCGGGCGTAAGCTCCTCCAGGGCAAGCTGCTCGATGTCGAGCTCAGCATCCGCGGCATCTTGCGGGGCTATGGATTGAAGGTCGGTGAGGTCAGCCGGGGGCGGTTCGAGGCGCGTATCCAGAACCTGATCGCGGGACACGCCACACTCTCGACGGTGATCGGCGGAATGTTGGCGGCGCGAGCGACGCTATGGAGCGAGTTTACAAAGCTTCATCGGGAGATGCTCCGGATCGCTCGGGCCGACGCGATCTGCCACCGACTGATGTCGGTGCCCGGCGTCGGTGCGCTGGTTTCGCTGACATACCGCTCGGCAGTGGACGACCCGACACGCTTCGGGAAATCCAGCACCGTCGGCGCATACTTCGGTCTGACGCCGAAGAAATATCAGTCCGGGGAAACCGACCGGGATGGCGGTGTCACGAAAATTGGCGACGCCATGGTACGCACCGCCTTGTTCGAAGCAGCACATATCATGCTGACGCGGGCGACGCGCTTCTCCGGCCTCAAACAGTGGGGGCTGAAAGTTGCGCGGCGGCGCGGAATGAAGCGCGCGAAGGTGGCGCTCGCCCGCAAGCTGGGTGTCGTGCTCCATCGCATGTGGATCGACGCGACCGACTTCCGGTGGAGCGCCGTGCACGTGGCCGCTTGA
- a CDS encoding IS701 family transposase has product MVEQDVALTDWLKPFVEKLGHKKRRKMCPIYISGLIGPGDRKSIEPMAGRLAPDHYDRLHHFISDGIWEAGPLEAELAVQADKIVGAPDAFLVIDDTGLPKKGDHSVGVAPQYASMLGKRANCQTLVSLTLARDEVPIPVGLRLFLPESWASDHDRMAKAGVPEPMRISRTKPEIALDEIDRLIAVGMRFGTVLADAGYGLSAAFRQGLSARGLTWAVGIPKHQKVYPHDVALIFPVAGHGRPRKHSIPDTLSTAAETIFAGSTWKKVSWRRGTKGRLAARFAAVRIRIADGSPQRILDKGQQHMPGEEAWLVGEWRSNDERKYYLSNLPAETTLKALATAIKARWVCEQAHQQMKEELGLDHFEGRSWQGLHRHALMTMIAYAFLQHQRLHKVKREKKEETRPA; this is encoded by the coding sequence ATGGTGGAGCAGGATGTTGCACTGACGGATTGGCTGAAGCCGTTCGTGGAGAAGCTTGGTCACAAGAAGCGGCGGAAGATGTGCCCGATTTATATTTCCGGCCTGATCGGTCCGGGAGATCGCAAGAGCATCGAGCCGATGGCGGGGCGACTTGCGCCCGATCATTATGATCGCCTCCATCACTTCATCTCTGATGGCATTTGGGAGGCTGGTCCACTTGAGGCAGAATTGGCCGTGCAGGCTGACAAGATCGTCGGGGCTCCAGATGCATTTCTGGTGATCGACGATACAGGTCTTCCGAAGAAGGGCGACCATTCTGTTGGGGTCGCGCCGCAATATGCGTCGATGCTGGGCAAGAGAGCCAATTGTCAGACGCTGGTGTCGTTGACGTTAGCACGCGACGAGGTCCCCATCCCAGTGGGTTTGCGTCTGTTCCTGCCCGAAAGCTGGGCCAGTGATCACGATCGGATGGCAAAAGCTGGTGTTCCCGAGCCGATGCGGATTTCCAGAACCAAGCCGGAGATCGCACTCGACGAGATCGATCGGCTGATCGCAGTAGGCATGCGGTTCGGCACTGTGCTGGCTGACGCAGGCTATGGTCTATCAGCCGCTTTTCGCCAGGGCTTGAGTGCGCGGGGCCTCACCTGGGCCGTCGGCATTCCCAAGCATCAGAAGGTCTATCCCCATGATGTCGCATTGATCTTTCCTGTCGCCGGCCATGGAAGACCGCGTAAACATTCCATCCCCGATACGCTATCGACAGCAGCCGAAACGATCTTTGCAGGTTCAACATGGAAGAAAGTCAGTTGGCGTCGTGGCACGAAAGGTCGATTGGCCGCGCGCTTTGCTGCCGTCCGCATTCGGATCGCTGATGGCAGTCCGCAACGTATCCTCGACAAGGGACAGCAGCATATGCCGGGCGAAGAGGCCTGGCTGGTCGGTGAATGGCGTTCAAACGACGAACGCAAATATTATCTCTCCAATCTGCCGGCAGAGACGACTTTGAAAGCTCTCGCGACGGCCATCAAGGCTCGATGGGTCTGCGAGCAGGCCCATCAGCAAATGAAAGAAGAACTCGGCCTCGATCACTTCGAAGGCCGGTCATGGCAAGGCCTTCACCGACACGCCCTGATGACGATGATTGCCTATGCCTTCCTGCAACATCAGCGCCTGCACAAGGTAAAGCGGGAAAAAAAGGAAGAGACACGGCCCGCCTAA
- the istB gene encoding IS21-like element helper ATPase IstB, protein MLNHPTHERLIALGLPGMAKAFEEQRASPDLAALSFEERVGIMADREVAERDTKRMTARLKFAALRQNACVEDIDLRTPRGIDRALLARLVAGDWIGRHNNLAITGPCGVGKSWLACALGHKACRDGRSVSYQRVPRLFEALAMARGDGRHARLLKSLARVELLILDDWGLSGLTQSQRVDLLEMLEDRNGRASTIVTSQVPVEQWHEIIGDEPTLADAILDRLVHNAHRLTMTGESMRKTAGKQALDADQNPMNS, encoded by the coding sequence ATGCTCAACCATCCCACCCATGAACGGCTCATCGCCCTTGGCTTGCCCGGCATGGCCAAAGCCTTCGAGGAACAGAGGGCCTCGCCCGATCTGGCGGCTCTGTCCTTCGAGGAGCGGGTCGGCATCATGGCCGACAGGGAAGTCGCCGAACGTGACACCAAGCGCATGACAGCCCGGCTCAAGTTCGCCGCCTTGCGCCAGAATGCCTGCGTCGAGGATATCGATCTGCGCACGCCGCGCGGCATCGACCGGGCACTCCTGGCCAGGCTTGTCGCCGGCGACTGGATCGGCCGCCACAATAATCTGGCCATTACGGGCCCGTGCGGCGTCGGGAAAAGTTGGCTGGCCTGCGCGCTTGGGCACAAAGCCTGCCGGGATGGGCGATCGGTCTCCTATCAGCGCGTGCCGCGGTTGTTCGAAGCTTTGGCGATGGCGCGCGGAGACGGCCGTCATGCGCGGCTGCTCAAATCCCTCGCACGCGTCGAACTCCTCATTCTGGATGACTGGGGTCTGTCCGGCCTGACCCAGAGCCAGCGCGTCGACCTGCTCGAAATGCTCGAGGATCGCAACGGACGCGCCTCCACGATCGTCACCAGCCAGGTGCCCGTCGAGCAATGGCACGAGATTATCGGGGATGAGCCAACCCTGGCCGACGCCATCCTCGATCGCCTCGTCCACAATGCCCATCGCCTGACCATGACCGGCGAAAGCATGCGCAAAACAGCCGGCAAACAGGCTCTTGACGCCGACCAAAATCCTATGAACTCATAG
- the istA gene encoding IS21 family transposase: protein MPTERLSMRRIRELLRLKYENGLSSRTIAASLGISKGAVGAYLSRARAAGLDWPLPEAMDDTALERRLFPGQPTAAEDRGPEPDWRHVDRELRRPAVTRALLWQEYRTEHPDGYGYSWFCERYEAWKQRASPTMRQRHAAGEKVFVDYAGDTIDVIEPITGEAQAMKLFVGALGASSYVYAEARPSEGLADWIGCHVGMFAAFGGVTSLTVCDNLKAAVTNADRYDPGLNRTYQDMARHYGTTILPARSRKPRDKSKVEVSVQIAQRWVLARLRNRRFFSLVELNQAIAELVADLNGRLMRGYGMSRAELFAAVDAPALKPLPAEPYAFAVWKRCRVAPDYHVEADGNWYSVPCRLIRELVDVRIADRTVEVFHKGERVASHAKCPGRRNHTTVADHMPSAHRRYALWTPARLTTAAEKIGPSTAALTMAIMAARPHPEQGFRTCMGILALQKTYGTERLEAACQRGNTIQARSVASIRSILKSGLDRAFLEPEPAKPVRHGNIRGRSYFH, encoded by the coding sequence ATGCCGACCGAGAGATTGTCGATGCGCCGCATCCGCGAACTATTGCGACTGAAGTACGAGAATGGGCTGAGCAGCCGGACGATTGCGGCCTCGCTTGGCATCAGCAAAGGGGCGGTGGGCGCCTATCTTTCCCGCGCCAGGGCGGCCGGGCTGGACTGGCCGTTGCCCGAAGCGATGGACGACACGGCGCTTGAGCGCCGGCTGTTCCCGGGTCAACCGACGGCCGCGGAGGATCGCGGCCCAGAGCCAGACTGGCGCCATGTTGATCGGGAGCTGCGCCGCCCTGCGGTGACGCGCGCCTTGCTGTGGCAGGAATATCGAACCGAGCATCCGGATGGCTACGGCTATTCGTGGTTCTGTGAGCGCTACGAAGCCTGGAAGCAACGGGCATCGCCAACCATGCGCCAGCGCCACGCTGCCGGCGAGAAAGTGTTCGTCGATTACGCCGGCGACACCATCGATGTCATCGAGCCGATCACGGGTGAAGCGCAGGCCATGAAGCTGTTTGTCGGCGCGCTGGGGGCTTCCAGCTATGTCTATGCCGAAGCCCGGCCCAGCGAAGGGCTGGCCGACTGGATCGGCTGCCATGTCGGCATGTTCGCCGCTTTCGGCGGCGTGACGTCGCTGACGGTCTGCGACAATCTGAAAGCGGCGGTGACCAATGCGGATCGCTACGATCCCGGCCTCAACCGCACTTACCAGGACATGGCCCGGCACTATGGCACGACCATCCTGCCGGCTCGCAGCCGCAAGCCGCGAGACAAGTCGAAAGTCGAGGTCTCGGTGCAAATTGCCCAGAGATGGGTGCTGGCGCGTCTTCGCAACCGCCGCTTCTTCAGTCTGGTCGAGCTCAACCAGGCGATCGCGGAACTGGTTGCCGATCTCAATGGGCGGCTCATGCGCGGCTATGGCATGAGCCGGGCGGAGCTGTTTGCCGCTGTGGACGCGCCGGCGCTGAAGCCGCTGCCAGCGGAGCCCTACGCGTTTGCGGTGTGGAAGCGCTGCCGGGTGGCGCCCGATTATCATGTCGAGGCCGACGGCAACTGGTACTCTGTGCCTTGCCGGCTGATCCGCGAACTCGTCGATGTACGCATAGCCGATCGCACCGTCGAGGTCTTCCATAAGGGCGAGCGGGTGGCCAGCCACGCCAAATGCCCTGGCCGCCGCAACCATACAACGGTGGCCGACCACATGCCGAGCGCGCATCGGCGCTACGCCTTGTGGACGCCGGCCCGTTTGACCACCGCTGCTGAGAAGATCGGCCCGTCGACGGCAGCTCTGACCATGGCGATCATGGCTGCCCGCCCTCATCCAGAGCAGGGGTTCCGCACCTGCATGGGCATCCTGGCCTTGCAGAAGACCTATGGCACTGAGCGGCTGGAAGCGGCCTGCCAGCGCGGCAACACCATCCAGGCCAGATCGGTCGCCTCCATCCGCTCCATCCTCAAATCCGGCCTGGACCGCGCTTTCCTTGAGCCGGAACCAGCAAAACCCGTGCGCCACGGCAACATCCGCGGCCGTTCCTACTTCCACTGA
- the istB gene encoding IS21-like element helper ATPase IstB — translation MKGAHTIDEARLGIMLNELRLPTIKTLWPQFAEQADREGWPAARFLSAIAEHELAERAHRRIERHLAEAHLPPGKTLDSFAFDAVPMVSKAQVMAITAGDSWLAKGANVLMFGPPGGGKSHLAAAIGLALIENGWRVMFTRTTDLVQKLQVARRELQLESAIAKLDKFDLLILDDLAYVTKDQAETSVLFELISARYERRSIMITANQPFGEWNRVFPDPAMTLAAVDRLVHHATIFEMNVESYRRRSAMEAKRQRGRPASYATIKNTLELVAERQSETSEALASENQHDNFQPTAT, via the coding sequence ATGAAGGGCGCCCACACCATCGACGAAGCTCGTCTCGGCATCATGCTCAACGAGCTGAGGCTGCCGACCATCAAGACGCTCTGGCCGCAATTTGCCGAACAGGCGGATCGGGAGGGGTGGCCGGCCGCGCGCTTCCTCTCGGCCATCGCCGAGCATGAACTGGCCGAACGTGCCCATCGCAGGATCGAAAGGCATCTCGCCGAGGCGCACTTGCCGCCCGGAAAGACGCTCGACAGCTTCGCCTTCGATGCCGTGCCCATGGTCTCCAAGGCCCAGGTCATGGCGATCACCGCTGGTGACAGCTGGCTCGCAAAGGGCGCCAACGTCCTCATGTTCGGGCCGCCCGGCGGCGGCAAGAGCCATCTCGCGGCAGCCATCGGCCTTGCGCTGATCGAGAACGGCTGGCGCGTGATGTTCACCCGCACCACCGATCTCGTCCAGAAGCTTCAGGTCGCGCGACGCGAGCTCCAACTCGAATCCGCTATCGCAAAGCTCGATAAGTTCGATCTGCTCATCCTCGACGATCTGGCCTACGTCACCAAGGACCAGGCCGAAACGAGCGTGCTCTTCGAGCTCATCTCCGCCCGCTACGAGCGGCGTTCCATCATGATCACCGCCAATCAGCCCTTTGGGGAATGGAACAGGGTCTTCCCGGACCCCGCAATGACGCTCGCTGCGGTCGATCGCCTCGTCCACCACGCAACCATCTTCGAGATGAATGTCGAAAGCTATCGGCGCAGATCCGCAATGGAAGCCAAACGCCAGCGCGGCAGACCAGCCTCATACGCGACAATCAAAAACACCCTGGAACTTGTCGCGGAGCGGCAATCAGAAACCAGCGAAGCGCTTGCCAGCGAAAATCAGCATGATAACTTCCAACCGACCGCGACATAA
- a CDS encoding recombinase family protein: MTSIGYARVSTGDQDTALQLDALRKTGCEKLFEDKASGVKTDRPGLTEAVRYARDGDTLTVWKLDRLGRSMKHLIEIVTELESKGIGFRSITENIDTTTSGGRLVFHLFGALAQFERDLIRERTRAGLQAAEDRGRRGGRQAVVTPEKLAKARQHLAAGLNVREAAARVKIGKTALYEALKAEKSAAPTVKPA, encoded by the coding sequence ATGACCTCGATCGGCTACGCAAGGGTATCCACCGGCGACCAGGATACGGCGCTTCAACTCGATGCGCTGCGCAAGACGGGTTGCGAGAAGCTGTTCGAAGACAAGGCATCGGGTGTGAAAACCGATCGGCCGGGGCTGACCGAAGCCGTGCGCTATGCTCGGGACGGCGACACGCTTACGGTCTGGAAGCTCGATCGCCTCGGTCGATCGATGAAGCACCTGATCGAGATCGTCACCGAGTTGGAATCCAAGGGTATCGGCTTCCGCTCTATCACCGAGAACATCGACACCACGACATCTGGCGGTCGCCTGGTCTTCCATCTGTTCGGAGCGCTGGCCCAGTTCGAACGCGATCTCATCCGGGAAAGAACCCGCGCCGGACTGCAGGCAGCAGAGGATCGGGGTCGACGCGGAGGCCGCCAGGCGGTTGTAACACCGGAGAAGCTCGCAAAGGCTCGTCAGCATCTGGCTGCCGGTCTCAATGTCCGCGAAGCCGCCGCCCGCGTAAAGATCGGAAAGACCGCGCTCTATGAAGCGCTCAAAGCCGAAAAATCAGCCGCACCCACCGTCAAACCGGCGTGA
- a CDS encoding Tn3 family transposase produces the protein MARRVLLSETWWCQVTTIPDEDREIAKHYTLDQSDLDLVMRQNKASNRLGLACVLAMLRFPGRPLADGEILPSGVLRFLARQIGADHREIDRYFERPQTRREHLALLFEKMKMRPFAPSDVRALTGWLTPAAQTLRRADVLADMVVEELRRRRILLPARGALEAIIHVAIRRGIRIAHRALAGGLLEGQKRDLDKLLDPREGTNVTILAWARTPALSPTAINLDRIAERVQFLRSLNLPMELMERIPAKVFDELAAEGMRMSAQHLRDLNPERRHTVLAATVLHLSRHLTDCAIDVFKKLIGAMTRRADNQATARITRSVREVQKPLKDVSKVCHAIIEARQKGEDIGRSLETVIQWPIFATSVQAVDTLIAPDSIDGKIEMLQRYPTIRKMAPEFLSTFVFRGHAVAANLLRALSMVANLYRKGKRAIPDRAPIFFAPKGWMPLILQDGKIDRRAYELCLFSELKRRLDAGDVWVEGAKRFQSFESFLIPAPTFELMREEGPLPVAVDTDVETYLKQQRQTLNDGLSELSRLAEAGELDDVELAGTGFSVTPHKAMFPDIAKSLKPKVENRLPAVRITDLLLEVDARTGFSNAFTHLRTGRTADNKLALLTAVLADGINLGLTRMADVSPGLTMRQLAWVHDWHIREEGYTGAHAILVNAQRQLPLAKLWGDGTTSSSDGQYFPAGGHAEAIGDLNARYGPNPGAKFYRFTSDQYGAFHIIAMNANASEAIYVLDGLLYHGSDLAIETHYVDTGGVSDMSFALCHLVGFQLVPRLRGLKDRRLYLFPGDAPPQNLAPLFGEPINIERIRANWNDILRLVTTIRSGQVRPSTLLAKLSAFPRQNGLALALRDIGRINRSIFLPQWWQNPEMRRNATAGLNKSEAQNTLARALFFNRLGELRDRTFESQFYRASGLNLLINAIVYWNTLYLEPTFAELNREGIATPADVIKHITPLGWQHISLTGDYNWTPTDSLDLRPLRRETSMLAA, from the coding sequence ATGGCTCGAAGAGTATTGCTGAGCGAAACATGGTGGTGCCAGGTAACCACGATCCCGGATGAGGATAGGGAGATCGCCAAGCACTACACGCTGGACCAGTCGGATCTCGATCTGGTCATGCGACAGAACAAGGCGTCGAATCGGCTGGGCCTGGCCTGCGTTCTGGCGATGCTGCGATTTCCAGGCCGACCACTCGCGGATGGTGAGATCCTGCCTTCCGGCGTCTTGCGGTTCCTGGCGCGGCAGATCGGTGCCGATCATCGCGAGATCGACCGATATTTCGAACGTCCGCAGACACGCCGCGAGCACCTCGCCCTGCTGTTCGAGAAAATGAAGATGCGCCCATTTGCGCCTTCGGACGTGAGGGCACTGACCGGCTGGCTGACGCCCGCGGCGCAAACCCTGCGCCGGGCCGATGTTTTGGCGGATATGGTTGTGGAGGAATTGCGACGCCGGCGAATTCTCCTGCCGGCGCGCGGAGCACTCGAAGCCATCATCCACGTTGCAATCCGGCGCGGCATCCGCATCGCTCACCGGGCCTTGGCTGGCGGGCTCTTGGAAGGCCAGAAGCGTGACCTCGACAAACTTCTCGACCCGCGTGAGGGGACGAATGTGACCATCCTCGCGTGGGCCAGAACACCGGCATTGTCGCCTACCGCCATCAATCTCGACAGGATAGCCGAACGCGTTCAGTTTCTTCGGTCCCTGAACCTGCCAATGGAACTGATGGAGCGCATTCCGGCCAAGGTTTTTGATGAACTCGCCGCGGAAGGGATGCGGATGAGCGCACAGCATTTACGCGACCTCAACCCCGAACGCCGGCACACCGTGCTGGCTGCAACGGTCCTGCATCTTTCCCGCCATCTGACCGATTGCGCAATCGACGTGTTCAAGAAGCTAATCGGCGCCATGACGCGGCGAGCCGACAATCAGGCGACCGCCCGCATCACCCGTTCGGTCCGGGAGGTTCAGAAGCCGCTGAAGGACGTTTCGAAAGTTTGCCATGCGATCATAGAGGCCAGGCAGAAGGGCGAGGATATCGGCAGGTCGCTCGAAACGGTCATTCAATGGCCGATCTTCGCGACCAGTGTCCAGGCGGTCGACACGCTGATTGCCCCCGACAGCATCGACGGGAAAATCGAAATGCTCCAGCGCTATCCGACAATCCGGAAAATGGCGCCGGAATTCCTGTCGACGTTCGTGTTTCGTGGCCACGCCGTGGCGGCGAATCTCCTGCGCGCGCTATCCATGGTCGCCAATCTGTACCGCAAAGGGAAAAGAGCGATACCCGACAGAGCACCCATATTCTTTGCACCGAAAGGCTGGATGCCGCTCATCCTGCAGGATGGCAAGATCGATCGCAGGGCCTATGAACTCTGCCTGTTCAGCGAATTGAAACGCCGCCTCGATGCCGGCGATGTCTGGGTGGAGGGCGCGAAGCGCTTCCAGTCCTTCGAGAGCTTCCTCATTCCCGCGCCGACATTCGAGTTGATGCGGGAGGAAGGTCCGCTTCCGGTCGCAGTCGATACCGATGTGGAAACCTATCTGAAGCAACAGCGCCAGACCTTGAACGACGGGTTGAGCGAGCTTTCCCGTCTAGCAGAAGCCGGTGAGCTCGACGATGTCGAACTGGCCGGCACGGGTTTCAGCGTCACGCCACACAAGGCCATGTTCCCGGACATCGCGAAGTCGCTGAAACCGAAGGTGGAAAACCGGCTGCCTGCCGTCCGCATCACCGACCTGCTGCTTGAGGTGGACGCCCGCACGGGATTTTCGAATGCGTTCACCCATCTGCGCACCGGGCGCACGGCCGACAACAAGCTTGCCCTGCTTACCGCCGTTCTGGCGGACGGCATCAATCTCGGACTCACCAGAATGGCGGATGTTTCCCCCGGGCTGACGATGCGCCAGCTCGCCTGGGTGCACGACTGGCATATCCGGGAGGAGGGTTACACCGGCGCGCATGCCATCCTTGTCAATGCCCAGAGGCAATTGCCTCTCGCGAAATTGTGGGGCGACGGAACCACCTCATCCTCGGACGGGCAGTATTTTCCGGCGGGAGGGCACGCCGAGGCGATCGGCGACCTCAACGCCCGCTATGGCCCTAACCCCGGCGCGAAGTTCTATCGCTTCACCTCCGACCAGTATGGGGCGTTCCACATCATCGCTATGAACGCCAATGCGAGCGAGGCCATATACGTCCTCGACGGTCTGCTCTATCACGGCAGCGATCTCGCTATCGAAACCCACTATGTCGACACCGGCGGGGTCAGCGACATGAGTTTCGCTCTTTGCCATCTTGTCGGTTTCCAGCTCGTGCCCCGGTTGCGCGGCCTTAAGGATCGCCGGCTCTATCTCTTCCCGGGCGACGCGCCTCCCCAAAACCTCGCCCCGCTCTTCGGCGAACCCATCAACATCGAGCGGATCAGGGCAAACTGGAATGACATCCTGCGTCTCGTCACGACGATCCGTTCCGGCCAGGTGCGGCCTTCGACCTTGCTGGCGAAACTGTCCGCATTCCCGCGCCAAAACGGACTGGCGCTCGCGTTGCGCGACATTGGACGCATCAATCGATCCATCTTCCTGCCGCAATGGTGGCAGAACCCTGAAATGCGCAGGAACGCCACCGCAGGCCTCAACAAGAGCGAGGCCCAGAACACTCTGGCCCGGGCGCTGTTCTTCAATCGTCTCGGAGAGCTGCGGGACAGAACCTTCGAGAGCCAGTTCTACAGGGCGTCCGGGCTGAACCTGCTCATCAACGCGATCGTTTACTGGAACACGCTCTATCTCGAACCAACGTTTGCCGAACTCAATCGCGAAGGCATTGCAACGCCGGCCGACGTGATCAAGCACATCACGCCGCTCGGATGGCAGCATATCAGCCTCACCGGCGACTACAACTGGACCCCGACTGACAGTCTCGACCTAAGGCCGCTTCGGCGAGAGACGTCGATGCTGGCCGCTTGA
- a CDS encoding transposase domain-containing protein, whose amino-acid sequence MADVLARIVNGHPNSQIDDLLPWAYIAASEIKAVA is encoded by the coding sequence ATCGCCGACGTGCTCGCAAGGATCGTCAACGGCCATCCAAACAGCCAAATCGACGATCTCCTGCCTTGGGCCTATATCGCCGCTTCCGAGATCAAGGCCGTGGCCTGA
- a CDS encoding WGR domain-containing protein — MPEPSIQYLVLERTDAAHNIARYYVLSLEPTLFAEMALVRRWGRIGRAGGHRVEFHETQAGATEALQTWLKRKLRRSYRLTGASKRPA, encoded by the coding sequence ATGCCGGAACCGTCTATCCAATATCTTGTCCTGGAGAGGACGGACGCGGCGCACAACATCGCCCGTTACTATGTCCTGTCTCTTGAGCCGACGCTCTTCGCCGAGATGGCCCTTGTGCGCCGATGGGGCCGGATCGGGCGAGCGGGCGGACATCGCGTGGAATTTCACGAAACGCAAGCCGGCGCGACAGAGGCCTTGCAGACATGGCTCAAGCGGAAGCTGCGGCGTTCTTATAGGCTAACCGGAGCCTCGAAGAGGCCAGCTTGA
- a CDS encoding recombinase family protein → MTRIFAYARVSTTGQTTENQIREIEAAGFRIEAHRVIAETVSGSVAIARRDGFSRLLDRMEKGDVLIVTKLDRLGRDAIDVSSTVSKLSAMGVKVHCLALGGVDLTSSAGTMTMNVLNAVAQFERDLLIERTQSGLKRARLQGKTLGRPSLLTSQQREAARSDLNAGMSISGAARKYGVSRQTLMRVRDQAS, encoded by the coding sequence ATGACACGGATTTTTGCCTACGCACGCGTTTCAACGACAGGACAGACGACGGAGAACCAGATTCGCGAGATCGAAGCGGCTGGTTTTCGAATAGAAGCCCACCGGGTCATTGCTGAGACCGTCTCAGGAAGTGTCGCTATTGCAAGACGGGATGGCTTCAGCCGGCTCCTTGATCGGATGGAGAAGGGGGACGTGTTGATCGTCACGAAACTGGACCGGCTGGGACGTGATGCCATCGATGTCAGTTCTACGGTCTCGAAGTTGAGCGCTATGGGGGTGAAGGTCCATTGCCTGGCGTTGGGGGGTGTCGATCTGACAAGCTCCGCGGGGACCATGACCATGAATGTTCTCAATGCCGTGGCGCAATTCGAACGCGACCTTCTGATTGAGCGAACCCAATCGGGTCTCAAGCGCGCGAGATTACAGGGCAAGACCCTCGGCCGGCCATCGCTTCTGACCTCGCAACAGAGAGAAGCGGCTCGTTCGGATCTGAACGCAGGCATGAGCATTTCGGGGGCTGCGCGGAAATATGGGGTCAGCCGGCAGACCCTCATGCGGGTGCGAGATCAGGCCTCGTGA